The Phaeobacter gallaeciensis DSM 26640 genomic sequence GCCTGTGCCAATGTTTTCAGAATCGCCTGATTGCTGGCGGCCTTCATCGCGTAGCAGACCAGATGATCCATACCCTTCAATGCGTCATCAAAGAGATGAAAATGGCGCAGCAGCGTCGCGGTGGAGTACAGGTAGAACGGGGTGCCCACAGCGGCCGCGATCTCGGCCACCGGCACATCTTCGGCGTAAAGCGCGCCGTCACGATAGAGAAAATGATCCATAGATCGCGCTTAGACCAGAACCGGGGCGCGGATCAAATGATTCCGCGCTGCATCACACGCCAAGATAAACGCTGAGCGGCCCCTTGTGCAGGCCAAGACTGCCGCCTGCGTGCACACCGCTGCTAGAAACACCGACGCCTGCGTTCAGAGAGGGGCGCACCGGTTCGCCGTCAACACCACAGGCCGCAAGACCAGCGCAGGCTGCCAGCGCACATAGGATCAGAACGGGTTTTGCCATGGCGACCTCTTTCGACGTTGGCCTCTATTCAGTTGGGCGGTTGCGGTCGGGTTTCCCTTCTGGCCGCAACCTTGCTGCCGTCAATCGGACAGGACATCCTGCCAGCGGGCGATCTGCGCACGCACTTGCGCCGGAGCCGTGCCGCCATAAGATATGCGTGAGTTTACCGAATTCTCAACACCAAGCACAGAGAAGATGTCTTCGGTGATGCCTTCGTGAACACCCTGCATATCCGCCAGCGACAGGTCTGGCAGGTCGCAGCCACGGCTTTCGGCCATGGCCACAAGCGTCCCGGTCACGTGGTGGGCGTCGCGGAACGGCACCTTCAGCACCCGCACCATCCAGTCTGCCAGATCGGTCGCGGTGGAGAAGCCAGAACCTGCGGCGGCGGCCAAAGATTCGCGGTTACCGGTCATATCTTTGACCATGCCTTCCATCGCCGCCAGCGCCAGCATCCAGTTATCGGCGGCGTCAAAGACCTGCTCCTTGTCTTCCTGCATGTCCTTGGAATAGGCCAGCGGCAACCCCTTCATCACCATCATCAGCGCGGTATTGGCGCCAAAGATCCGTCCCACCTTCGCGCGGATCAGCTCGGCGGCGTCCGGGTTCTTCTTCTGCGGCATGATGGATGAGCCGGTGGAGAAACGGTCCGACAGGGTCACAAAGCGGAACTGGGCGGAGGACCAAATCACCAGCTCTTCGGCAAAGCGGCTGAGGTGGACAGCACTGATCGAAGCCACCGACAGGAATTCCAACGCGAAGTCGCGGTCACTGACCGCATCCAACGAGTTTGCTGCCGGACGATCAAAGCCAAGCGCCTTCGCCGTCATCTCCCGGTCGATCGGAAAGGAGGTGCCGGCCAGTGCCGCCGCGCCCAGCGGCGATTCGTTCATCCGCGCGCGGGCGTCGCGCACGCGGGACAGGTCACGGCCGAACATCTCGACATAAGCCATCATGTGGTGGCCCCAGGTCACCGGCTGCGCGGTTTGCAGATGGGTGAAGCCCGGCATCACCCAATCGGCGCCTGCCTCAGCCTGCGACAGAAGCGCGCGGATCAGCGCCAGAAGGCCGCTTTCGGCTGCGTCCAGCTGGTCGCGCACCCAGAGTTTGAAATCGGTCGCCACCTGGTCATTGCGGCTACGGCCCGTGTGCAGACGGCCCGCGGGCTCACCGATGATCTCCTTCAGGCGGGCCTCCACGTTCATGTGGATATCTTCCAGCGCGGTGGAAAACTGGAAAGTTCCGCCCTCGATCTCTGACAAAACGGTGAGCAGCCCTTCCCGAATGGCTT encodes the following:
- the argH gene encoding argininosuccinate lyase — its product is MTDQSSNQMWGGRFAAGPDAIMEAINASIGFDKRMAAQDIAGSRAHAAMLAATGVITDNDAKAIREGLLTVLSEIEGGTFQFSTALEDIHMNVEARLKEIIGEPAGRLHTGRSRNDQVATDFKLWVRDQLDAAESGLLALIRALLSQAEAGADWVMPGFTHLQTAQPVTWGHHMMAYVEMFGRDLSRVRDARARMNESPLGAAALAGTSFPIDREMTAKALGFDRPAANSLDAVSDRDFALEFLSVASISAVHLSRFAEELVIWSSAQFRFVTLSDRFSTGSSIMPQKKNPDAAELIRAKVGRIFGANTALMMVMKGLPLAYSKDMQEDKEQVFDAADNWMLALAAMEGMVKDMTGNRESLAAAAGSGFSTATDLADWMVRVLKVPFRDAHHVTGTLVAMAESRGCDLPDLSLADMQGVHEGITEDIFSVLGVENSVNSRISYGGTAPAQVRAQIARWQDVLSD